In Streptomyces sp. P9-A4, the genomic window GGGCATCGCCCCGGGCTTGTTCGGGGTGTTCAGCGGCGGCAGGTCCGTGTAGTACGGCGAGTCACCGGTGGCGGAACCGTCACCGGGCGGCGTCGCGGTGTCCCCGGCGCCGACGGAACGGTCGCCTCCGGCGTTGTCCGTGGGCGGAGAGACCGTCTCCGGAGCCTGCGAGGCGGCGAGCGCGGCGACCGCCGCGGCCACCACCGCACCGCTGGTGGCTCCCCTGCGCAGCCTGCGGCCCAAGTGCGTCGCTGACATGTCCGTGGTCCCTTCCCCCTCGACTCCGGCCCCACGCTCCCCGCGTGCGACCCCTGGCGACCCTATGCCAACTCCGGCCCACCGGGCACCGGCGCCTGACCCTGTTTCACGCTTTCGTCACCTCTCGGCCGCTTCCGGACCGGGCGCCTACGGGAACGGGCGCGGGCGGGACCGAAGGCGTACGGCACCGAAGGCGTACGGGAACCGGGGGGGTGGGTCCGGAGCCTCTTCCTCTGCGGCCGACGAGGTGCCTCGGCCGTCACCGCCGGAGCCTGGGGGAAGTCCCGTTGCCGTTCACGCTGAGTCATGCCGCTGCCGTGCTGCCCGGACTGCGCCGGAACGGGACCGCGCGCGGGCCGCTGGTGGCGTCCGCGCTGGTCGCGGGCTCCTTCGCGCCCGACATGACCTACTTCGCCGCCACGGCCTTCCCCGGAGCGATGACCTTCGGGGACGTCACCCACTCCCCCGTCGGCATCGTCACCGCCGACGTGCTGATCACAGCCCTGCTCGTGGGCCTGTGGCTGACCGTGCGCGAGCCGCTCGTGGCGCTGCTGCCCGCCGGATGGCACGGGCGGGTGTACGGGCTGGTCCGGGGCCTGCCCTGGCGTGACCGGCACCCCGCCGTGCTCGCCGGGTGGTTCGTCCTCTCCGCGGCGCTCGGCGCGACCACGCACGTCGTGTGGGACTCCTTCACCCATATCGACCGCTGGGGCACGCGGGCGATCCCGGTGCTCGGCGACGTCGTCGCCGGGTTCCCGGTCTACCTCTACACGCAGTACGGGAGTTCGGCGCTGGCCCTGGGATTCCTCGGGTGGTTCCTCGCGCGGGCGCTGCGCTCCGCCGCTCCCGGCCCTGAGCTGCCCGCCGGGGTGCCGGTCCCGGACCGGCGGGGGCGGCTCCTGGCCGTCGGGCTGATCGGCGGCTGCGTCCTCGCCGGGATCGCGCACCGGGTGCTGCGCTGGGCCGCGTACTGGGGCTGGGACCGGATCGAGACGCCCCTGGACGTCATTCCGACGGCCTGCTTCGGGGCCGGCGCGGGGCTCGCCGTCGGGCTCGTGCTGTACGGGACGTGGGTACGGCTGTCCGCCCGGCCGGGCCGGGCCACCCCTGTTCCGTCGGGGGAAGCCGCTCTGTCGGAGGAAGCTGCTGCGTCGGGTCGGCGCGTTCCGGAGGGCGCGGGCCCGGCGCCTCGTGCGGAGCGCTCCCGTCAGGGGTCTCGCTGATCTTCTCCG contains:
- a CDS encoding DUF4184 family protein, which produces MPFTLSHAAAVLPGLRRNGTARGPLVASALVAGSFAPDMTYFAATAFPGAMTFGDVTHSPVGIVTADVLITALLVGLWLTVREPLVALLPAGWHGRVYGLVRGLPWRDRHPAVLAGWFVLSAALGATTHVVWDSFTHIDRWGTRAIPVLGDVVAGFPVYLYTQYGSSALALGFLGWFLARALRSAAPGPELPAGVPVPDRRGRLLAVGLIGGCVLAGIAHRVLRWAAYWGWDRIETPLDVIPTACFGAGAGLAVGLVLYGTWVRLSARPGRATPVPSGEAALSEEAAASGRRVPEGAGPAPRAERSRQGSR